A stretch of Clostridium formicaceticum DNA encodes these proteins:
- the mobB gene encoding molybdopterin-guanine dinucleotide biosynthesis protein B, whose product MKIFSVRGITQSGKTTTIENIIKELKKRRYSVGSVKDIHFEKFAIDQEGSNTHRHRMSGSELVTARGHYETDILFTKRQPIEEILRFYHHDFVVLEGVEDTNAPKIITAHDTKEIEERLDGTVFAISGRISNVLKEYKGIPVINAMQDIEKLVDLIEKKVYEKLPEFPAECCCACGYSCRELGIKILKGEAKREDCILSEGNIKLSINHQEISMVPFVQKILYNAIIGVVSELEGYHKGANIQIKVGER is encoded by the coding sequence ATGAAGATTTTTTCTGTTAGAGGGATTACACAGTCTGGGAAGACAACCACCATTGAAAACATCATTAAGGAACTTAAAAAAAGAAGATATTCTGTCGGAAGCGTAAAAGATATTCACTTCGAAAAATTTGCTATAGATCAAGAAGGTAGCAATACCCATCGTCATCGTATGTCAGGGTCAGAATTAGTAACTGCTAGAGGTCATTATGAAACTGACATATTATTTACCAAAAGACAACCCATTGAAGAAATTTTAAGGTTTTATCATCACGACTTTGTTGTATTAGAGGGGGTGGAGGATACCAATGCACCGAAAATCATTACCGCCCATGATACAAAAGAGATCGAAGAAAGATTAGATGGCACTGTGTTTGCGATATCTGGCAGAATATCTAATGTGTTAAAAGAATATAAGGGTATTCCTGTAATCAATGCAATGCAGGATATAGAAAAGCTAGTGGATTTGATTGAAAAGAAGGTCTATGAAAAGCTTCCTGAATTTCCAGCAGAATGTTGCTGTGCTTGCGGTTATAGTTGTAGAGAATTAGGTATCAAGATCTTAAAAGGTGAAGCTAAGAGGGAGGATTGTATTCTTAGTGAGGGAAATATTAAACTCTCCATCAACCATCAGGAGATTTCAATGGTACCTTTCGTTCAAAAAATTCTTTACAATGCTATCATAGGGGTTGTATCAGAGCTAGAGGGTTATCATAAGGGGGCAAATATACAGATAAAGGTTGGAGAAAGATGA
- a CDS encoding alkaline phosphatase family protein, producing the protein MKENLAKYSKLLLVILFINNLMMGCSTTTSGMKSDGYIPSFKIIGDVEEVLTVRSMEDFSLEEVEIDGEKKQVLKLEELLYKAKPVTESIEILLVGQDGLMAKIDGERIETCYINLSAENAWEFINPSHPISSNIKKVKEVVVIAKEEDWDYGFNLITSEENIMNITAGQMYTMPRTVFPYFQGTSSIDTEGHTYETTIYTEEKIIKLKDLIDLTENDRLLAMGDLGQYKFVDGDSYLKMVDNRIDLLEKEGKDKITDARGVIINPPQISIMDTYYDASHFLAQDEKVLILFLDGFGYHQYLHAIEKGYAPFLKELALAEKATSVYQSVTNAGFAAMITGKSPYENGVYSRSQRDLKVPSIFAVAKDLNKKSVLIEGDIKILNTEIEPLLNRDENNNGITCDEVFETALEHIDTDYDLMFIHFHGIDDMGHSYGDFHETTMKMIKETDNYARELVENWEGKVIITSDHGMHSTPEALRGGNHGSFRYQDMIVPYIVTEGRGRN; encoded by the coding sequence ATGAAAGAAAATCTAGCAAAGTACAGTAAACTGTTGTTGGTAATTCTTTTTATCAATAATCTGATGATGGGGTGCAGCACAACAACATCTGGAATGAAAAGTGATGGATATATACCTTCTTTTAAGATTATAGGAGATGTTGAAGAGGTTTTGACCGTTAGAAGCATGGAGGATTTCTCTTTGGAAGAAGTAGAGATTGACGGGGAGAAAAAACAGGTTTTGAAACTAGAAGAATTGTTATATAAAGCAAAGCCCGTTACAGAAAGTATAGAAATTTTGTTAGTAGGTCAGGATGGTTTAATGGCCAAAATTGATGGAGAGAGAATTGAAACTTGTTACATCAATCTATCGGCAGAAAATGCCTGGGAATTTATTAATCCTAGCCATCCTATTAGCAGCAATATAAAAAAAGTAAAGGAAGTTGTAGTAATAGCCAAAGAAGAGGATTGGGATTATGGTTTTAATCTTATCACTAGCGAAGAAAATATCATGAACATTACTGCAGGACAAATGTATACCATGCCTAGAACTGTTTTTCCTTATTTTCAGGGAACCTCTTCTATAGATACAGAAGGACATACCTATGAGACCACGATTTACACAGAAGAAAAAATAATAAAGCTGAAGGATCTAATAGACCTAACAGAAAATGATAGGTTGTTGGCTATGGGGGATCTAGGACAATATAAATTTGTAGATGGAGATAGCTATCTTAAAATGGTAGACAATAGAATTGATTTGTTAGAAAAAGAAGGTAAAGACAAAATAACTGATGCTAGAGGAGTCATCATCAATCCTCCTCAGATCAGCATTATGGATACTTATTATGATGCCAGTCATTTTCTGGCACAGGATGAAAAGGTACTTATTTTATTTCTAGATGGTTTTGGTTATCATCAATATTTGCATGCTATAGAGAAGGGTTATGCTCCTTTTTTAAAGGAATTAGCATTAGCAGAGAAGGCGACAAGTGTCTATCAGTCTGTAACCAACGCTGGGTTTGCCGCCATGATAACAGGAAAATCTCCCTATGAAAATGGTGTTTATTCAAGAAGTCAAAGAGACTTAAAAGTTCCCAGTATATTTGCAGTAGCCAAAGACTTAAATAAAAAGAGCGTGTTGATTGAGGGAGATATCAAAATTCTTAATACTGAAATCGAACCCTTATTAAATAGAGATGAAAATAATAATGGCATTACCTGTGATGAAGTCTTTGAAACTGCATTAGAGCATATTGATACAGATTATGATCTTATGTTTATCCATTTTCACGGCATTGATGATATGGGACATAGTTACGGTGATTTTCATGAAACTACCATGAAAATGATCAAAGAGACGGATAATTATGCAAGAGAATTAGTAGAGAACTGGGAAGGAAAGGTAATTATTACCTCAGACCATGGAATGCATAGTACACCTGAAGCACTTCGTGGGGGAAATCATGGTTCCTTTCGTTATCAAGATATGATTGTACCTTATATTGTTACAGAGGGGAGAGGGAGAAATTGA
- a CDS encoding S-layer homology domain-containing protein — translation MIKRTVSIGITILLIITMFQGVVFAAETSIYTKTEMEALLRKKLHIDDDMKLSQVNLFTRDLQRKQMWNLEFEKEKERIFVTAAADTGEIINYHQWKDSNYGKAIAVLPDEARGKAVAFIQSLEAERFKETEEITVEAPSMIVYNMERGFYQGENYHFLFIRKLEEEFFPNNYFRVQVSGIDGSITDYEMKWDDATYNNKKNLIAKEKARKAFEEEDRFILKYVALYSNNKDERSKPFLTPVYLYVPKESDLIHAVDGRLLKIEEIYSQGYGLRTGISMDSAMKEMGAAYGQPEVIPEEGVISKEKAEKIVSETLGKELDMKELKVQSSYYSQYHYGRKGKFWEIYWLDEKTDRRLHATLDGEKGEVVSISYSEYPEKVQPFQSEELEMMKENSIDEVKIKEKVHEKIKVLFPHIQAEELQLEAKKLDEDSLISITSSRYIDGIPYEENYLKITYDGNKNKIVELDYRWYEVEVQSFSKVLDKEMISKKFYDAVGFEKYLIQLKDEAAYKKDRLDLPLKELAPIYTLKTFHFMYIDALNGKFLNYNGEEYVKEESLLADFKDIENHSYGNQIILLNRMGILKEASEFFRPNDELLRKDAIKWIVEMTGRNRVYPDAKVIAFKDVDKEDPYYSYIQAAIANEIIEKNDDYFRPDETVTKIEVTQWILNALEQKELAQFTEIFQIPYTDTEEIDIEDTGYVALAKYYNIFGDKETTGAFNPNKVFSRGEFASIIYHLIKNKW, via the coding sequence ATGATAAAAAGAACTGTTTCGATTGGCATCACCATTTTACTCATCATTACTATGTTTCAGGGTGTAGTTTTTGCGGCTGAAACTTCTATTTATACCAAAACAGAAATGGAAGCGCTGCTAAGAAAAAAACTCCATATAGATGATGATATGAAATTAAGTCAAGTGAATTTATTTACTAGAGATTTACAACGAAAGCAGATGTGGAATTTGGAGTTCGAGAAAGAAAAGGAGCGGATTTTTGTTACTGCTGCTGCCGATACTGGGGAGATTATAAATTACCATCAATGGAAAGACAGCAACTATGGAAAAGCTATTGCAGTATTACCTGATGAAGCTAGAGGAAAGGCTGTTGCCTTTATCCAATCTTTAGAAGCAGAAAGATTCAAAGAAACAGAAGAGATAACGGTAGAGGCACCTTCTATGATTGTCTATAATATGGAAAGGGGTTTTTATCAAGGAGAAAATTACCATTTTCTTTTTATACGGAAACTGGAGGAAGAATTTTTTCCTAATAACTACTTTAGGGTACAAGTATCAGGCATTGATGGAAGTATTACTGATTATGAAATGAAATGGGACGATGCCACCTATAACAATAAAAAAAATCTAATAGCCAAGGAAAAGGCGAGGAAGGCTTTTGAAGAAGAAGATCGTTTTATTTTAAAGTATGTAGCACTATATAGCAATAATAAAGATGAAAGAAGCAAACCGTTTTTGACGCCGGTATATTTGTATGTACCAAAGGAGTCTGATCTAATCCATGCGGTAGATGGAAGGCTTTTAAAAATAGAAGAAATCTATTCACAGGGTTATGGGCTCAGAACTGGCATAAGTATGGATTCGGCTATGAAGGAGATGGGTGCTGCCTACGGCCAACCTGAGGTTATTCCAGAAGAAGGTGTCATATCAAAGGAAAAAGCAGAAAAAATAGTATCAGAAACTCTGGGAAAAGAATTGGATATGAAGGAATTAAAGGTACAAAGCAGCTATTATTCCCAATATCATTATGGACGCAAGGGCAAATTTTGGGAGATCTATTGGTTAGATGAAAAGACAGATAGGAGACTACATGCCACCCTTGATGGAGAAAAGGGAGAGGTTGTTTCTATCAGCTATAGTGAATATCCTGAAAAAGTTCAGCCTTTTCAAAGTGAAGAGCTAGAGATGATGAAGGAAAATAGCATAGATGAGGTAAAAATAAAAGAAAAAGTTCATGAGAAAATCAAAGTATTGTTCCCTCATATTCAAGCAGAGGAACTTCAACTTGAAGCAAAAAAATTAGATGAGGATTCTTTGATATCCATTACTTCTTCAAGATATATTGATGGTATTCCTTATGAAGAAAACTATTTAAAAATTACTTATGATGGGAACAAAAATAAAATTGTGGAATTAGACTATCGTTGGTATGAGGTGGAAGTCCAATCCTTTTCTAAAGTACTAGATAAAGAGATGATAAGTAAAAAGTTTTATGATGCAGTGGGTTTTGAAAAGTATTTGATTCAGTTAAAGGACGAAGCAGCTTATAAAAAAGATAGATTAGACCTGCCTTTGAAAGAACTGGCACCTATCTATACTTTAAAAACTTTTCACTTTATGTACATAGATGCATTAAATGGTAAATTTTTAAACTATAATGGGGAAGAGTATGTAAAAGAAGAGTCTTTGCTGGCTGATTTTAAAGATATAGAAAATCATTCTTATGGAAATCAAATTATACTCTTGAATAGAATGGGCATTTTAAAAGAAGCTAGCGAGTTCTTCCGACCAAATGATGAATTGCTTCGTAAAGATGCTATAAAATGGATTGTTGAAATGACTGGTAGGAATAGGGTTTACCCTGATGCAAAGGTAATTGCTTTTAAAGATGTAGACAAAGAAGATCCCTATTACTCTTATATTCAAGCAGCTATAGCAAATGAAATTATAGAAAAAAATGACGACTATTTTAGACCTGATGAAACAGTGACCAAAATAGAAGTTACTCAGTGGATTTTAAATGCCTTGGAACAAAAAGAACTGGCACAGTTTACAGAAATCTTCCAAATTCCTTATACTGATACTGAAGAAATTGATATAGAGGATACGGGATATGTAGCTTTAGCTAAATACTATAATATTTTTGGAGATAAGGAAACTACAGGAGCATTCAATCCTAATAAGGTATTTTCAAGGGGAGAGTTTGCTAGTATCATATATCACTTAATAAAAAACAAATGGTAA
- a CDS encoding ECF transporter S component: MVTAKKRLLKEFSVFDLVVMAMMASLGIAIKPVIVPLAHIITGPLYIPGGVIAGGFYMLWLVLGVGLVGKRGTATLIALVQAIMVIAIGVFGTHGIVSFITYLLPGMAVDLLFFLLGHKGCCAICCFLGGIAANISGTFLVNVVFFQLPLIPLMLSLSAAALSGGLGGLVAYAIIKQFKNFHLLNPEI, from the coding sequence ATGGTGACAGCTAAAAAAAGATTGTTAAAGGAATTTTCTGTATTTGATTTGGTTGTTATGGCGATGATGGCTTCACTAGGGATTGCCATCAAGCCTGTAATTGTTCCTTTAGCCCATATTATTACAGGACCTCTTTATATACCAGGGGGAGTAATAGCCGGGGGATTTTACATGTTATGGTTGGTATTGGGGGTAGGGCTTGTGGGGAAAAGAGGGACAGCCACCCTTATTGCTCTGGTACAGGCGATTATGGTGATAGCAATAGGGGTATTTGGCACCCATGGCATTGTAAGTTTTATTACCTATTTACTACCAGGCATGGCTGTGGATTTATTATTTTTTCTTCTTGGCCATAAAGGCTGTTGTGCAATATGTTGTTTTTTAGGTGGAATTGCTGCCAATATCAGTGGTACTTTCCTAGTCAATGTAGTGTTCTTTCAATTGCCTTTGATTCCTTTAATGCTGAGTTTAAGTGCCGCTGCCTTATCAGGAGGGTTAGGGGGACTGGTAGCCTATGCTATCATAAAGCAGTTTAAAAACTTTCATCTATTGAATCCAGAAATATAA
- a CDS encoding molybdopterin-dependent oxidoreductase, with amino-acid sequence MKKFIPIAIAVLIIIVGISAYLNRGYVKDKQTMVENASIVLKEDDEEIDVVDLAWIEDLQPIEFKANLKSSGKDPVEHSYKGVALRKVLESKNLSLEDKQQINIRSIDGYTVALGVQEVLEEDNVYIAYERNGEPLGRKEEGGSGPYQIILRKDPFSQRWAKFVVEVELQ; translated from the coding sequence TTGAAAAAGTTCATTCCTATTGCTATCGCTGTATTAATCATAATTGTAGGGATTAGTGCTTATCTCAACAGAGGATATGTAAAAGATAAACAAACTATGGTGGAAAATGCTTCTATAGTATTGAAGGAAGATGATGAAGAAATAGATGTAGTGGACTTAGCATGGATAGAAGATCTACAGCCTATAGAATTTAAAGCAAATCTAAAAAGTAGTGGTAAAGATCCAGTCGAACATAGCTATAAGGGAGTAGCCTTAAGAAAAGTTTTGGAATCAAAAAACTTATCGCTAGAAGATAAACAGCAGATAAATATTCGTTCTATAGACGGTTATACAGTGGCATTAGGAGTACAAGAGGTATTGGAGGAAGATAATGTTTATATTGCCTATGAAAGAAATGGAGAACCTTTAGGAAGAAAAGAAGAGGGAGGCAGTGGACCCTATCAAATCATTCTCCGAAAAGATCCCTTTAGTCAGCGTTGGGCGAAATTTGTAGTCGAGGTTGAGCTGCAATGA
- a CDS encoding energy-coupling factor ABC transporter ATP-binding protein: MMYPIEVKDLYYQYAGKEENILRGINLQIKKGEVVGIVGLSGNGKSTLCYCMCGIIPHVFKGKLKGEVLLFGKPVKDMDLASVATKVGIVFQDPDTQLFSPTIEDEVAFGPENLCLNREEIGERISEAIDVVGMEKYRYSNPHCLSGGQKQLIALASILSLKPEMLIFDEVMAQIDTEGRKLIKEKIVALKNAGKTILMIEHDFSNLDIADRTLVLKSGKLEVFKGKL; the protein is encoded by the coding sequence ATGATGTATCCTATAGAAGTAAAGGATCTCTATTATCAGTATGCTGGTAAAGAAGAAAATATATTGAGGGGCATAAATCTACAGATCAAAAAAGGAGAAGTAGTGGGGATCGTAGGACTAAGTGGCAATGGAAAAAGCACCCTTTGCTACTGCATGTGTGGTATTATCCCTCATGTTTTTAAAGGTAAGTTAAAGGGAGAGGTATTGCTGTTTGGTAAGCCTGTAAAAGATATGGATTTAGCTTCTGTAGCCACAAAGGTGGGCATCGTCTTTCAAGACCCTGATACGCAACTTTTTTCTCCTACCATTGAAGATGAAGTTGCTTTTGGTCCGGAAAACCTCTGTTTGAATAGAGAGGAAATAGGGGAACGAATCTCAGAAGCTATAGATGTAGTAGGTATGGAAAAGTATAGATATAGCAATCCCCACTGTCTATCGGGAGGACAAAAACAATTAATTGCCTTAGCCAGTATATTGAGTTTAAAACCAGAGATGCTTATCTTTGATGAAGTAATGGCTCAAATTGACACAGAGGGGAGAAAACTCATTAAAGAGAAGATTGTGGCATTAAAAAATGCAGGAAAAACGATTCTCATGATAGAACATGATTTTTCTAATTTAGATATAGCTGATAGGACTTTGGTGCTAAAAAGCGGCAAGCTAGAAGTGTTTAAAGGTAAATTGTAG
- a CDS encoding RIO1 family regulatory kinase/ATPase — protein MILWDNNRQDICDIAKIENSQSVERFCSKKNEVYKVPYFHEKMQQLKFVVIKKYIQPKEKMKKEIDFLLCLKQEGLAVPKVYQQGNNYVIMEYIEGKTFLETIEERERENTLEKSKPCRSNLSLIENLIEWMEKFYKVRKRINKPNITLGDVNLRNFIVGEGEKIYGIDFEDCRKGKIQTDGAKLCAYTLTYSPSFTPWKMRFVEELIDLFTRRFSISREIFIKEVEKEINSIKLKRGRAIK, from the coding sequence ATGATCTTATGGGATAATAACCGCCAGGATATCTGTGATATTGCTAAAATAGAAAACAGCCAGTCAGTAGAAAGGTTTTGTAGTAAAAAAAATGAAGTTTATAAAGTCCCATATTTTCATGAAAAGATGCAGCAGCTAAAATTTGTAGTAATAAAAAAATATATTCAGCCGAAGGAAAAAATGAAGAAGGAAATTGATTTCCTTCTTTGCTTGAAGCAAGAAGGCCTTGCAGTACCTAAAGTTTATCAACAAGGAAATAACTATGTTATTATGGAATATATTGAGGGAAAAACTTTCCTGGAGACGATAGAGGAAAGGGAAAGAGAGAATACTTTGGAGAAGAGTAAACCTTGCCGATCAAACCTTAGTCTTATAGAGAATTTGATAGAATGGATGGAAAAATTCTATAAGGTTAGGAAGCGCATCAATAAACCTAACATCACTTTAGGAGATGTCAATCTAAGGAATTTTATTGTAGGAGAAGGTGAAAAAATATATGGTATTGACTTCGAAGACTGTAGAAAGGGAAAAATTCAAACGGATGGAGCAAAATTATGTGCTTATACACTAACCTATAGCCCTTCTTTTACGCCTTGGAAAATGCGATTTGTAGAAGAACTGATTGATTTATTTACGAGAAGATTTTCTATTAGTCGAGAAATATTCATAAAAGAAGTGGAAAAAGAAATCAATTCTATTAAGCTCAAAAGAGGAAGAGCTATAAAATGA
- a CDS encoding PspC domain-containing protein, translated as MARKLYLSETDKKLAGVCGGIAEYFAIDSTLVRLGWVIFSLAWGSGVLGYIIAALVIPRKYYY; from the coding sequence ATGGCAAGAAAGTTATATCTATCAGAAACCGATAAAAAATTAGCTGGAGTATGTGGCGGTATCGCCGAATACTTTGCTATCGACTCTACTCTAGTACGATTAGGATGGGTCATATTCTCATTAGCCTGGGGCTCTGGTGTATTAGGCTATATTATCGCTGCGCTAGTCATTCCCCGCAAATATTATTATTAA
- a CDS encoding molybdopterin-dependent oxidoreductase, producing the protein MIGKQKICVFLIVTMLLFIITGCSAPADPDVEISIEKDAMLEEHITITGIKDEGLVITVEEIQALNAVKKEVTSVNSSGEEKTFSVTGALLEEILVKQGTSQKDLTGIRLVAGDGYSIEVPKEILDKRDILLVYEVDDAPLGPKEKPIRIIIPEERAMYWVSNLATIEILETIEQAETNKIIFLETVKETISLEDYPYYDSTDKAIKTQALLEQLEGDTSSQSIYIKAVDGLEKNETFPIFKEAYIKVTGADAPAFLSPDMPKGMHVKDILYFSHASTAWVSYDQTKEMIEIKVLNGHEGILIEEILKEIGVKKEGTYILTAIDGYTIEVNGSDLKNGILYEGEEGQLSTFFEGLPKNTGIKGLLSIEAKTN; encoded by the coding sequence ATGATTGGAAAACAAAAAATATGTGTTTTTTTGATTGTTACGATGTTGCTGTTTATCATAACTGGTTGTTCTGCTCCTGCTGATCCTGACGTGGAAATTTCTATAGAAAAAGATGCAATGTTAGAAGAACATATTACTATTACAGGTATCAAAGATGAGGGCTTGGTAATTACAGTGGAAGAAATACAAGCACTTAATGCTGTCAAAAAAGAGGTTACTTCTGTAAATTCCAGTGGCGAAGAAAAAACCTTTTCAGTAACTGGTGCATTGTTGGAGGAAATATTGGTGAAACAAGGGACAAGCCAAAAAGATTTAACGGGCATAAGACTTGTGGCGGGAGATGGTTATTCCATAGAGGTACCTAAGGAAATATTAGATAAACGAGATATTCTGTTGGTCTATGAAGTTGACGACGCACCTTTAGGCCCTAAAGAAAAGCCCATAAGAATTATCATACCTGAGGAAAGAGCTATGTATTGGGTGAGTAATTTAGCAACGATTGAGATACTAGAAACTATTGAACAAGCAGAAACCAATAAAATTATCTTTCTTGAGACAGTGAAGGAAACGATAAGCTTAGAAGATTATCCTTATTATGATAGTACCGACAAAGCTATAAAAACACAGGCTTTGTTAGAGCAGCTAGAAGGAGACACTTCATCACAAAGTATCTATATAAAAGCGGTGGATGGCTTAGAAAAAAATGAAACCTTCCCCATCTTTAAAGAGGCTTACATTAAAGTAACAGGCGCTGATGCACCAGCTTTTTTATCACCAGATATGCCGAAGGGAATGCATGTAAAGGATATATTGTATTTTTCCCACGCTTCAACAGCCTGGGTTTCCTATGATCAGACAAAGGAAATGATAGAAATAAAAGTTTTAAATGGTCATGAGGGTATCTTGATAGAGGAAATTTTAAAAGAAATTGGAGTAAAAAAAGAAGGTACCTATATATTAACCGCTATAGATGGCTATACCATTGAAGTAAATGGAAGTGACCTTAAAAACGGCATTTTATATGAAGGTGAAGAAGGACAGTTAAGTACCTTTTTTGAAGGATTACCTAAGAATACAGGCATAAAAGGTCTACTCTCTATAGAGGCAAAAACTAACTAA
- a CDS encoding YbjQ family protein, producing the protein MLICNTPEVPNKEITEILGLVKGSTIKAKHIGKDIMSGLRQIVGGELKEYTQMLDEARDTAIDLMIKEAQKLGADAVVNIRFTTSAVMQGAAEIMVYGTAVKLKDK; encoded by the coding sequence ATGCTTATTTGTAATACACCCGAAGTGCCCAACAAAGAAATTACTGAAATACTAGGTCTTGTTAAAGGTAGTACTATTAAAGCAAAGCATATCGGCAAAGATATTATGTCGGGATTAAGACAAATCGTTGGCGGTGAGTTAAAAGAGTATACGCAAATGCTAGACGAGGCAAGAGATACAGCCATTGACTTGATGATTAAAGAAGCACAAAAACTAGGGGCTGATGCTGTGGTTAACATCAGATTTACAACCTCAGCAGTTATGCAAGGGGCAGCAGAAATCATGGTTTATGGTACTGCTGTAAAACTTAAGGATAAATAG
- a CDS encoding energy-coupling factor ABC transporter ATP-binding protein, whose product MSYLTLENINFAYGKNDFIIKNISLQLWQEDFTAVVGPNGSGKTTLGKLMAGLLKPQSGTVAIDGTDSSSMSLGAIGKKVGYLFQNPEKQIFAPTVYEELTFPLEIKGIEKKVIEKKAKEAMEIFQISHLSKAFPFTLSQGEKQRLALAAIFLHEPGFFILDEPTTGLDRERKKVLSSILKSLQKEGVGMAVISHDEAFVEEHATRVIKMIGGEIIGDARKSARS is encoded by the coding sequence TTGAGCTATTTAACTTTAGAGAATATAAATTTTGCTTACGGAAAAAATGATTTCATTATAAAAAATATTTCTCTACAATTATGGCAAGAAGATTTTACTGCTGTTGTAGGACCGAATGGTAGTGGTAAGACGACATTAGGAAAACTGATGGCAGGGCTTTTAAAACCTCAAAGCGGTACTGTGGCGATTGATGGTACAGATAGTAGTAGTATGTCTTTAGGTGCTATTGGAAAGAAAGTAGGTTATCTATTTCAAAACCCCGAAAAACAGATTTTTGCTCCAACAGTCTATGAGGAATTAACTTTTCCCTTGGAGATCAAAGGGATAGAAAAAAAAGTCATAGAAAAAAAGGCAAAAGAAGCTATGGAGATTTTTCAAATAAGCCATCTATCAAAAGCCTTTCCCTTTACGCTAAGTCAAGGAGAAAAGCAAAGATTGGCTTTAGCCGCCATCTTCCTTCATGAACCAGGGTTTTTCATATTGGATGAACCTACTACGGGATTAGATAGAGAACGAAAGAAGGTTCTTTCAAGCATATTAAAAAGCTTACAAAAAGAAGGTGTAGGTATGGCGGTGATTAGCCATGATGAAGCCTTTGTAGAAGAGCATGCTACCCGTGTTATAAAAATGATAGGGGGTGAAATCATTGGAGATGCCAGAAAAAGCGCTAGATCCTAG
- a CDS encoding energy-coupling factor transporter transmembrane component T family protein, translating to MPEKALDPRAKLMIVLSLSSLAVLIRNIYILVGILLVSVLLSIVFHSPILSIFKKFKRVLWIFVFLIFIQSLFHSHGTSIMNVGSITLITTEGMLKGIQLVLRMLIIISSATIMATNSSREVIQGLVQWKIPYEIAFMVSIAIRFLPTFTEEIKDVVTAIQLRGIELDKIPLKKRIKIYSYVLMPIVANSLIKARKLSTAMEMKGFGIYSKRTSYHLLKMQWTDYAVMFVTITTFTLIIGLNYF from the coding sequence ATGCCAGAAAAAGCGCTAGATCCTAGGGCTAAGCTTATGATTGTACTTAGCCTTTCCTCTCTAGCTGTACTGATAAGGAATATTTATATACTCGTAGGTATCCTACTGGTTTCTGTTTTGCTATCTATTGTTTTCCATAGTCCTATCTTATCAATATTTAAAAAGTTCAAAAGAGTTTTGTGGATTTTTGTCTTTTTGATTTTTATACAAAGCCTTTTCCACTCTCATGGTACCAGTATCATGAATGTGGGCAGTATCACACTTATTACTACAGAGGGGATGCTTAAAGGGATTCAACTGGTTTTGAGAATGTTGATTATCATTTCATCTGCTACAATTATGGCCACCAATAGCTCTAGAGAGGTGATTCAAGGCTTGGTGCAGTGGAAGATTCCCTATGAAATTGCTTTTATGGTGTCTATAGCTATAAGGTTTTTGCCTACCTTTACAGAGGAAATAAAGGATGTGGTGACAGCTATTCAGTTAAGAGGTATAGAATTAGATAAAATTCCGTTGAAAAAGCGAATAAAAATATATTCTTATGTGTTAATGCCTATTGTAGCTAACTCCTTGATTAAGGCTAGAAAATTATCAACAGCCATGGAAATGAAAGGTTTCGGGATTTATAGTAAGAGAACAAGTTATCATCTATTAAAAATGCAGTGGACGGATTATGCTGTTATGTTTGTTACCATAACAACTTTTACACTAATCATAGGACTAAATTATTTTTAG